In a genomic window of Spirosoma agri:
- a CDS encoding TolC family protein has protein sequence MTFDFNRDIAQQLIPFDEIYKLALAYSPSVKFEGAVSNSQMAAFQLSKLQVLQNVTGFANYSTGNQAILSTGTNASDQLGQISNGYRAGVNVAFSVHDLFGRPQQVRLARANYEATKERRRIAEIQLKRDLFNMYQDLLLAQKILQIRLRDDQASLAAYRIGEVELQKGKITPETHAFNSNRYAETKSTVEQAKTQFIKNIYALELFVGVPIYQLKRS, from the coding sequence ATGACATTTGATTTCAACCGGGATATTGCCCAGCAATTGATCCCGTTTGATGAAATCTATAAGCTGGCGCTAGCCTATTCACCATCGGTTAAGTTTGAAGGGGCTGTCTCGAACTCACAGATGGCCGCATTTCAGCTGTCCAAACTGCAAGTACTGCAAAACGTAACTGGATTCGCTAATTACTCAACTGGTAATCAGGCTATTCTGTCAACGGGTACAAACGCATCCGATCAGCTGGGCCAGATTTCCAATGGCTATCGGGCCGGGGTAAACGTAGCGTTCAGTGTGCACGATCTATTCGGTCGACCACAGCAGGTTCGACTGGCGAGAGCAAATTACGAAGCAACGAAAGAGCGTCGTCGGATTGCCGAAATCCAGTTGAAGCGCGACTTGTTCAATATGTATCAGGACCTGCTTTTGGCTCAAAAAATATTGCAGATACGGTTGCGTGACGATCAGGCATCGCTGGCGGCATACCGAATAGGCGAGGTAGAGTTGCAGAAGGGAAAGATTACCCCCGAAACGCACGCTTTCAACAGTAACCGTTACGCGGAAACCAAATCGACAGTAGAACAGGCTAAAACCCAGTTTATCAAGAATATTTATGCCCTTGAACTGTTTGTCGGGGTTCCTATTTATCAACTGAAACGCAGCTAA